The DNA segment AAGTCTATTGTTTTGGTCCCACGTTTCGCGCCGAGAAATCCAAAACTCGTCGACATCTGATCGAGTTCTGGATGGTTGAACCGGAAGTCGCATTCAACGACATTTACGACAACATGGAACTTGCGGAACAGTTCGTTGAGTACATCGTTCAGCGCGTTCTAAAAAATCGTCCGAACGAATTGAAGGCGCTGGAAAGAGACACATCGAAACTAGAGGGCATTAAAGGACCGTTCCCGCGCGTTCACTACGACGAAGCCGCGCAAATGATTAAAAAAGAAAACCCGGCATTTGTGATCGGCGACGATTTCGGCGGGACAGACGAAACAATTATTTCTTCGAAATTTGAAAAGCCGGTTTTTGTTCACCACTACCCCGCAGCCGTTAAAGCTTTCTATATGAAGGAAGACCCTGCGCAGCCAGGAAAGTCGATGAGCTGCGATCTTTTGGCGACGGAAGGCTACGGCGAAATTATTGGCGGCGGTCAGCGCGAAGACAGTCTTGAAATTTTGAAAGCCAAGATCGCTGAGCACAAGCTTCAAGAGAAAGATTTTGCTTGGTTCATGGATCTGCGTCGCTACGGCACCTTTCCGCACGCGGGGTTTGGCCTCGGTGTTGAGCGCACTGTAGGTTGGATTTGCGGACTTCCGCACGTTCGAGAAACGATTCCATTCCCGCGTCTTTATGGGCGATCTTACCCCTAGACCACGGACCGAGACTGTAGACAATTTAATCTGTTTTTGAATTTTGAAACCTCGTGAGGAGATCGCAAATGGCGACTTTGGAAACTGAAAGCAAGTCGGGCTCGTTTAAATCGAAGACCACAGAACAGCGTGTT comes from the Deltaproteobacteria bacterium genome and includes:
- the asnS gene encoding asparagine--tRNA ligase produces the protein MRQYISDLKDVVGKKVELKGWAYNTRSSGKVKFLELRDGTGLVSCVYYKGTDAGQCSEEAWTAFDNVTQETSVKVTGIVKQHPKQPGVFEIGAEALEVIHRAEEYPITHKEHGTDFLMENRHLWLRSKRQTAILHVRHEIVKAIRDFFDGRGFTLTDAPIFTPSACEGTSTLFETRYFDEKAFLSQSGQLYMEATAAALGKVYCFGPTFRAEKSKTRRHLIEFWMVEPEVAFNDIYDNMELAEQFVEYIVQRVLKNRPNELKALERDTSKLEGIKGPFPRVHYDEAAQMIKKENPAFVIGDDFGGTDETIISSKFEKPVFVHHYPAAVKAFYMKEDPAQPGKSMSCDLLATEGYGEIIGGGQREDSLEILKAKIAEHKLQEKDFAWFMDLRRYGTFPHAGFGLGVERTVGWICGLPHVRETIPFPRLYGRSYP